The Burkholderia cepacia ATCC 25416 genome includes a window with the following:
- the flgE gene encoding flagellar hook protein FlgE, with protein MGYQQGLSGLAGAANHLDVIGNNIANANTVGFKQGRANFADMYANSVATSTNTQIGIGTRLASVQQQFGQGTINTTKSSLDIAINGNGFFQMSNNGVTTYSRDGVFHRDKSGAIVDSQNRNLMGYAAGPGGAINTAATVPLQAPTNNIAPQATTKITGQFNLNSQDKVPAKTPFNPGDNTTYNYNSSIQVYDTLGGSQQVSMYFTKNAAGTWQAYAGVQGQAPTNLGTVTFDTSGRITSTTSAATGQPTPSLGQFAFSIPNASGGANPQNLTLDLGGTTQFGGKSGVTNLAQDGFASGTLTTFSIGTDGKLTGNYSNGQSAVLGLIALANFNNPNGLENIGGNQYVETAASGVPQISAPGSTNHGTLQGSALENSNVDLTTELVNLIKAQRDYQANAQTIKTQQTVDQTLLNMR; from the coding sequence ATGGGCTATCAACAGGGTTTGAGCGGGTTGGCCGGCGCGGCGAACCATCTCGACGTGATCGGCAACAACATCGCGAACGCAAACACGGTCGGCTTCAAGCAGGGGCGCGCGAACTTCGCCGACATGTACGCGAATTCGGTTGCGACGTCGACCAACACGCAGATCGGCATCGGCACGCGGCTCGCGTCGGTGCAGCAGCAATTCGGCCAGGGGACGATCAACACGACGAAGTCGTCGCTCGACATCGCGATCAACGGCAACGGCTTCTTCCAGATGTCGAACAACGGCGTGACGACGTACTCGCGTGACGGCGTATTCCACCGGGACAAGAGCGGCGCCATCGTCGATTCGCAAAACCGCAACCTGATGGGCTATGCGGCAGGCCCGGGCGGCGCGATCAATACCGCGGCGACCGTGCCGCTGCAGGCGCCGACCAACAACATCGCCCCGCAGGCGACGACGAAGATCACCGGCCAGTTCAACCTGAATTCGCAGGACAAGGTGCCGGCCAAGACGCCGTTCAACCCGGGCGACAACACGACGTACAACTACAATTCGTCGATCCAGGTCTACGACACGCTCGGCGGCTCGCAGCAGGTGTCGATGTATTTCACGAAGAACGCGGCCGGCACCTGGCAGGCCTACGCGGGCGTGCAGGGCCAGGCGCCGACGAATCTCGGCACCGTCACGTTCGACACATCGGGCCGGATCACCTCGACGACGTCGGCCGCCACCGGCCAGCCGACGCCGAGCCTCGGTCAGTTCGCGTTTTCGATCCCCAACGCGTCGGGCGGCGCCAATCCGCAGAACCTGACGCTCGACCTGGGCGGCACGACGCAGTTCGGCGGAAAAAGCGGCGTGACCAACCTCGCACAAGACGGCTTCGCGAGCGGCACGCTGACGACGTTCTCGATCGGCACCGACGGCAAGCTGACCGGCAATTACTCGAACGGCCAGAGCGCGGTGCTCGGCCTGATCGCGCTCGCGAACTTCAACAACCCGAACGGGCTCGAGAACATTGGCGGCAATCAGTATGTGGAAACCGCCGCGTCGGGCGTGCCGCAGATCTCCGCGCCGGGCAGCACGAACCACGGCACGCTGCAGGGAAGTGCGCTGGAAAACTCGAACGTCGACCTGACGACCGAGCTCGTGAACCTGATCAAGGCGCAGCGCGATTACCAGGCCAATGCGCAGACGATCAAGACCCAGCAGACCGTCGACCAGACGCTGCTGAACATGCGCTGA
- the asd gene encoding aspartate-semialdehyde dehydrogenase → MNVGLVGWRGMVGSVLMQRMQEEGDFDLIEPVFFSTSNTGGKAPSFAKNETTLKDATNVDELKKCDVIITCQGGDYTNDVFPKLRAAGWNGYWIDAASSLRMKDDAVIILDPVNLDVIKDALVKGTKNFIGGNCTVSLMLMALGGLFRENLVDWMTAMTYQAASGAGAQNMRELLSQMGTLNGAVKEQLADPASAILDIDRRVLAAMNSDAMPTSNFGVPLAGSLIPWIDKDLGNGMSKEEWKGGAETNKILGKPAMGEPGSIPVDGLCVRIGAMRCHSQALTIKLNKDVPLDEINGILASANDWVKVVPNEREASMRDLSPANVTGTLTVPVGRLRKLAMGGEYLSAFTVGDQLLWGAAEPLRRMLRILLDK, encoded by the coding sequence ATGAACGTAGGTCTCGTAGGTTGGCGCGGCATGGTCGGCAGCGTCCTGATGCAGCGCATGCAGGAAGAGGGCGATTTCGACCTGATCGAACCGGTGTTTTTCAGCACCAGCAACACGGGCGGCAAAGCGCCGTCGTTCGCGAAAAACGAGACTACGCTCAAGGACGCGACCAACGTCGACGAGCTGAAGAAGTGCGACGTGATCATCACGTGCCAGGGCGGCGACTACACGAACGACGTGTTCCCGAAGCTGCGCGCGGCGGGCTGGAACGGCTACTGGATCGATGCGGCATCGTCGCTGCGGATGAAGGACGACGCGGTCATCATCCTCGATCCGGTCAACCTCGACGTGATCAAGGATGCGCTCGTCAAGGGCACGAAGAACTTCATCGGCGGCAACTGCACGGTCAGCCTGATGCTGATGGCGCTCGGCGGCCTGTTCCGCGAGAACCTCGTCGACTGGATGACGGCGATGACCTACCAGGCCGCATCGGGCGCGGGCGCGCAGAACATGCGCGAACTGCTGTCGCAGATGGGCACGCTGAACGGCGCGGTGAAGGAGCAGCTCGCCGATCCGGCATCCGCGATCCTCGACATCGACCGCCGCGTGCTGGCCGCGATGAACAGCGACGCGATGCCGACCAGCAACTTCGGCGTGCCGCTCGCCGGCTCGCTGATCCCGTGGATCGACAAGGATCTCGGCAACGGGATGTCGAAGGAAGAGTGGAAGGGCGGCGCGGAAACCAACAAGATCCTCGGCAAGCCGGCGATGGGCGAGCCGGGTTCGATCCCGGTCGACGGCCTGTGCGTGCGGATCGGCGCAATGCGCTGCCACTCGCAGGCTCTGACGATCAAGCTGAACAAGGACGTGCCGCTCGACGAGATCAACGGCATCCTCGCGTCGGCGAACGACTGGGTGAAGGTCGTGCCGAACGAGCGTGAAGCGTCGATGCGCGACCTGTCGCCGGCGAACGTCACGGGCACGCTGACGGTGCCGGTCGGCCGCCTGCGCAAGCTCGCGATGGGCGGCGAATACCTGTCGGCGTTCACGGTCGGCGACCAGCTGCTGTGGGGTGCGGCCGAGCCGCTGCGCCGCATGCTGCGCATCCTGCTCGACAAGTAA
- the leuB gene encoding 3-isopropylmalate dehydrogenase has protein sequence MKIAVLPGDGIGPEIVNEAVKVLNALDEKFELEQAPVGGAGYEASGHPLPDATLKLAKEADAILFGAVGDWKYDSLGRALRPEQAILGLRKHLELFANFRPAICYPQLVDASPLKPELVAGLDILIVRELNGDIYFGQPRGVRAAPDGLFAGEREGFDTMRYSEPEVRRIAHVAFQAARKRAKKLLSVDKANVLETSQFWRDIMIDVSKEYADVELSHMYVDNAAMQLAKAPKQFDVIVTGNMFGDILSDEASMLTGSIGMLPSASLDKNNKGLYEPSHGSAPDIAGKGIANPLATILSAAMMLRYSLNRAEQADRIERAVKTVLEQGYRTGDIATPGGKQVGTTAMGDAVVAAL, from the coding sequence ATGAAGATTGCAGTGCTGCCCGGCGACGGCATCGGTCCGGAAATCGTCAATGAAGCGGTGAAGGTGCTGAACGCACTCGACGAGAAGTTCGAACTCGAACAGGCGCCGGTTGGCGGCGCGGGCTACGAGGCAAGCGGTCATCCGCTGCCCGACGCGACGCTGAAGCTCGCGAAGGAAGCCGACGCGATCCTGTTCGGCGCCGTGGGCGACTGGAAGTACGACTCGCTCGGGCGCGCGCTGCGCCCCGAGCAGGCGATCCTCGGGCTGCGCAAGCATCTCGAGCTGTTCGCGAACTTCCGCCCGGCGATCTGCTACCCGCAGCTCGTCGATGCGTCGCCGCTGAAGCCCGAGCTGGTTGCGGGCCTCGACATCCTGATCGTGCGCGAACTGAACGGCGACATCTACTTCGGCCAGCCGCGCGGCGTGCGGGCCGCACCGGACGGCCTGTTCGCGGGCGAACGCGAAGGCTTCGACACGATGCGCTATTCGGAACCGGAAGTGCGCCGCATCGCGCACGTCGCGTTCCAGGCGGCCCGCAAGCGCGCGAAGAAGCTGCTGTCGGTCGACAAGGCGAACGTGCTCGAAACGTCGCAGTTCTGGCGCGACATCATGATCGACGTGTCGAAGGAGTACGCGGACGTCGAGCTGTCGCACATGTACGTCGACAACGCGGCGATGCAGCTCGCGAAGGCGCCGAAGCAGTTCGACGTGATCGTCACCGGCAACATGTTCGGCGACATCCTGTCGGATGAAGCGTCGATGCTGACGGGCTCGATCGGCATGCTGCCGTCGGCGTCGCTCGACAAGAACAACAAGGGCCTGTACGAACCGTCGCACGGTTCGGCGCCGGACATCGCGGGCAAGGGCATCGCGAACCCGCTCGCGACGATCCTGTCGGCCGCGATGATGCTGCGTTACTCGCTGAATCGTGCGGAGCAGGCCGATCGCATCGAGCGCGCGGTGAAAACGGTGCTCGAACAGGGCTACCGCACGGGCGATATCGCGACGCCGGGTGGCAAGCAGGTCGGCACGACGGCGATGGGCGACGCGGTGGTCGCGGCGCTGTAA
- the leuD gene encoding 3-isopropylmalate dehydratase small subunit produces MEKFIVHTGVVAPLDRENVDTDAIIPKQFLKSIKRTGFGPNAFDEWRYLDHGEPGQDNSKRPLNPDFVLNQPRYQGASVLLARKNFGCGSSREHAPWALQQYGFRAIIAPSFADIFFNNCYKNGLLPIVLTEQQVDHLFNETAAFNGFQLTIDLDAQVVRSGDGREYPFEIAAFRKYCLLNGFDDIGLTLRHADKIRQFEAERLVKQPWLNTKLVG; encoded by the coding sequence ATGGAAAAATTCATTGTGCATACCGGCGTCGTGGCGCCGCTCGATCGCGAGAACGTCGACACCGATGCGATCATCCCGAAGCAGTTCCTGAAGTCGATCAAGCGCACGGGCTTCGGTCCGAACGCGTTCGACGAATGGCGTTACCTCGATCACGGCGAGCCGGGTCAGGACAACTCGAAGCGCCCGCTGAATCCCGACTTCGTGCTGAACCAGCCGCGCTACCAGGGTGCATCCGTGCTGCTCGCGCGCAAGAACTTCGGCTGCGGCAGCTCGCGCGAGCACGCGCCGTGGGCACTGCAGCAGTACGGCTTCCGCGCGATCATCGCGCCGAGCTTCGCGGACATCTTCTTCAACAACTGCTACAAGAACGGGCTGCTGCCGATCGTGCTGACCGAGCAGCAGGTCGATCACCTGTTCAACGAGACGGCTGCGTTCAACGGTTTTCAACTGACGATCGACCTCGACGCGCAGGTCGTGCGTTCGGGCGACGGCCGCGAGTATCCGTTCGAGATCGCCGCGTTCCGCAAGTACTGCCTGCTGAACGGCTTCGACGACATCGGCCTCACGCTGCGCCACGCGGACAAGATTCGCCAGTTCGAGGCCGAGCGCCTCGTGAAGCAGCCGTGGCTCAATACCAAGCTGGTCGGCTGA
- a CDS encoding entericidin A/B family lipoprotein: protein MTASKVITRLVAALALAGLGFGLAGCNTVQGFGQDVNAAGNALKRAAE, encoded by the coding sequence GTGACGGCATCGAAGGTCATAACGCGGCTGGTTGCCGCGCTGGCGCTTGCGGGGCTGGGCTTCGGCCTTGCGGGCTGCAATACCGTCCAGGGCTTCGGGCAGGACGTCAACGCCGCCGGCAATGCGCTGAAGCGCGCCGCGGAGTGA
- the leuC gene encoding 3-isopropylmalate dehydratase large subunit, with the protein MAQTLYDKLWNTHVVHTEEDGTTLLYIDRQLLHEVTSPQAFEGLKIAQRPVWRISANLAVSDHNVPTTDRSHGIADPVSKLQVDTLDANCDAFGITQFKMNDVRQGIVHIIGPEQGATLPGMTIVCGDSHTSTHGAFGALAHGIGTSEVEHVLATQTLLQKKSKNMLVKVEGALPRGCTAKDIVLAIIGKIGTAGGTGYAIEFGGSTIRALTMEGRMTVCNMAIEAGARAGMVAVDDTTIDYLKGRPFVPTGAEWDQAVEYWRQFKSDEGAQFDRVVELNAAEIVPQVTWGTSPEMVTSIDGRVPDPEREKDPVKRDAMERALAYMALEPNTPIESIKVDKIFIGSCTNARIEDIRAAAYVVKKLNRRVASNVRLAMVVPGSGLVKAQAEREGLDKVFTDAGFEWREPGCSMCLAMNADRLDPGERCASTSNRNFEGRQGAGGRTHLVSPAMAAAAAIEGHFVDIRKLG; encoded by the coding sequence ATGGCACAGACTCTCTACGACAAACTGTGGAACACCCACGTGGTCCACACCGAGGAAGACGGCACGACTTTGCTCTACATCGACCGTCAGCTGCTGCATGAAGTCACGAGCCCGCAGGCATTCGAAGGGCTGAAGATCGCGCAGCGTCCGGTGTGGCGCATCAGCGCGAACCTGGCCGTGTCGGACCACAACGTGCCGACCACCGATCGCAGCCACGGCATCGCCGATCCCGTCTCGAAGCTGCAGGTCGACACGCTCGACGCGAACTGCGATGCGTTCGGCATCACGCAGTTCAAGATGAACGACGTGCGCCAGGGCATCGTCCACATCATCGGGCCGGAGCAGGGCGCGACGCTGCCGGGCATGACGATCGTGTGCGGCGATTCGCATACGTCGACGCACGGCGCGTTCGGCGCGCTTGCACACGGCATCGGCACGTCGGAAGTCGAGCACGTGCTCGCCACGCAAACCCTGCTGCAGAAGAAGAGCAAGAACATGCTCGTGAAGGTCGAGGGTGCGCTGCCGCGCGGCTGTACCGCGAAGGACATCGTGCTCGCGATCATCGGCAAGATCGGCACGGCCGGCGGCACGGGCTACGCGATCGAATTCGGCGGCTCGACGATCCGCGCGCTGACGATGGAAGGCCGCATGACCGTCTGCAACATGGCGATCGAAGCCGGCGCGCGCGCGGGCATGGTCGCGGTGGACGACACGACCATCGATTACCTGAAGGGCCGTCCGTTCGTGCCGACCGGCGCGGAATGGGATCAGGCCGTCGAATACTGGCGTCAGTTCAAGTCGGACGAAGGCGCGCAGTTCGATCGCGTGGTCGAGCTGAACGCGGCCGAGATCGTGCCGCAGGTCACGTGGGGAACGTCGCCGGAAATGGTCACGTCGATCGACGGTCGCGTGCCCGATCCCGAACGCGAGAAGGATCCGGTCAAGCGCGACGCGATGGAGCGTGCGCTGGCCTACATGGCGCTCGAGCCGAACACGCCGATCGAGTCGATCAAGGTCGACAAGATCTTCATCGGTTCGTGCACGAACGCGCGCATCGAGGACATCCGCGCAGCCGCTTACGTCGTGAAGAAGCTGAACCGTCGTGTCGCGTCGAACGTGCGCCTCGCGATGGTCGTGCCGGGCTCGGGCCTCGTGAAGGCGCAGGCCGAGCGCGAAGGGCTCGACAAGGTGTTCACGGACGCCGGCTTCGAATGGCGCGAGCCGGGCTGCTCGATGTGCCTCGCGATGAACGCCGACCGGCTGGATCCGGGCGAGCGCTGCGCGTCGACGTCGAACCGCAACTTCGAAGGCCGGCAGGGCGCGGGCGGTCGCACGCACCTCGTGAGCCCCGCGATGGCGGCGGCCGCGGCGATCGAAGGTCACTTCGTCGACATTCGCAAGCTGGGGTAA
- a CDS encoding cupin domain-containing protein produces the protein MKLGLNESLTRLDEEGTLFTTLFRHGTLDVELYRPRIEDKQKPHARDEVYVIATGTSHFVVDGRECAVASGDVLFVPAHADHRFTGFSGDFSTWVFFYGPEGGERGA, from the coding sequence ATGAAGCTCGGCCTGAACGAATCGCTCACCCGTCTCGACGAAGAAGGCACGCTGTTCACGACGCTGTTTCGCCACGGCACGCTCGACGTCGAGCTGTACCGGCCGCGCATCGAGGACAAGCAGAAGCCGCACGCGCGCGACGAGGTCTACGTGATCGCCACCGGCACGTCGCACTTCGTCGTCGACGGACGCGAATGCGCGGTCGCGTCCGGTGACGTGCTGTTCGTCCCGGCACACGCCGACCACCGCTTCACCGGCTTCTCCGGCGACTTCTCGACCTGGGTGTTCTTCTACGGCCCCGAAGGCGGCGAGCGCGGCGCGTAG
- a CDS encoding glutathione S-transferase, translated as MRYELYYWPEIQGRGEYVRLALEAAEADYVDVARESGRGMGVPAMMRMMDSAKAECVPFAPPFLKAGDLVVGQTANILLFLGARLGLAPDDEAGRLWVHQLQLTVADFVTEIHDTHHPIASGLYYEDQQAEAAERAADFLENRLPKFLGYFERVLDQNPHKSGYIAGHTLSYADLSMFQLIEGLRYAFPKAMKRAERKIAALVALHDRVAEHPPVARYLASERRIPFNDMGIFRHYPELDK; from the coding sequence ATGCGATACGAACTGTATTACTGGCCCGAGATCCAGGGCCGAGGCGAATATGTGCGGCTCGCGCTCGAGGCGGCGGAAGCCGACTACGTCGACGTCGCGCGCGAATCGGGGCGCGGCATGGGGGTGCCGGCGATGATGCGCATGATGGACAGCGCGAAGGCGGAATGCGTGCCGTTTGCGCCGCCGTTCCTGAAAGCCGGCGACCTGGTGGTCGGGCAGACCGCGAACATCCTGCTGTTTCTCGGCGCGCGGCTCGGGCTCGCGCCGGACGACGAAGCCGGCCGGCTGTGGGTGCACCAGCTTCAGTTGACCGTGGCCGATTTCGTCACCGAGATCCACGACACGCACCATCCGATCGCAAGCGGCCTCTACTACGAGGACCAGCAGGCGGAAGCCGCCGAGCGCGCGGCCGATTTCCTCGAAAACCGGCTGCCGAAATTCCTCGGTTACTTCGAGCGCGTACTCGACCAGAACCCGCACAAGAGCGGCTACATCGCCGGCCATACACTCAGCTATGCGGACCTGTCGATGTTCCAGTTGATCGAGGGGCTGCGTTACGCGTTTCCGAAAGCGATGAAGCGCGCGGAGCGGAAAATCGCGGCGCTGGTCGCGCTGCACGACCGCGTCGCGGAGCATCCGCCGGTGGCGCGCTACCTCGCGTCGGAACGCCGCATCCCGTTCAACGACATGGGCATCTTCCGGCACTATCCGGAGCTGGACAAGTAA
- a CDS encoding MFS transporter — protein MPDRSRIAAVYLLGFAIDLANMFMLNAAYPALQRKLHASVAQLAWVGNMYVLGLTVVIPFGTWLARRCGERRVFAASLLLFGLGSAGVGASPSIETLLAWRLVQGLGGGLLIPVGQTMAYRAYPPQARARLTSVVMMVALLVPALSPAIGGAIVDRGSWRAIFFVMLPIAAATCALAFAWLPHDGARDRPPRLDWPGLGLSAVTLVALLLGLTAAGQPGGAVFPLAMLAVASAAGAGYAAHARRALSPVVDLRLLAQPLLRTGVVVYLCVPGVFTGVNLVASLYLQNALGLSAAHAGALMLPWAIAACFAIATTRRCFARHGAKPLFASGIAIDCVGIALLATPWAGVEAVRIAAFAAMGFGASLCTSTSQSAAFVDVLADRMGDASALWNINRQLSFCVGVAVLGSALNALLAFDAGGPSLAPYRWCFGLAVVLTLLPLGLIARLPAYRAPVAQPVSSHS, from the coding sequence ATGCCAGACCGTTCCAGAATCGCCGCCGTCTACCTGCTCGGCTTCGCGATCGACCTCGCGAACATGTTCATGCTGAACGCCGCGTATCCGGCGCTGCAGCGCAAGCTGCACGCGTCGGTCGCGCAGCTTGCGTGGGTCGGCAACATGTACGTGCTCGGCCTGACCGTCGTGATTCCGTTCGGCACGTGGCTCGCGCGCCGCTGCGGCGAGCGGCGCGTGTTCGCGGCATCGCTGCTGCTGTTCGGGCTCGGCAGTGCCGGCGTCGGCGCGTCGCCGTCGATCGAGACGCTGCTCGCGTGGCGGCTGGTCCAGGGGCTCGGCGGCGGGCTGCTGATTCCGGTCGGGCAGACGATGGCCTATCGCGCGTATCCGCCGCAGGCGCGGGCGCGGCTCACGTCGGTCGTGATGATGGTCGCGCTGCTCGTGCCCGCGTTGTCGCCGGCGATCGGCGGGGCGATCGTCGATCGCGGTTCGTGGCGCGCGATCTTCTTCGTGATGTTGCCGATCGCGGCCGCGACCTGCGCGCTCGCGTTCGCATGGCTGCCGCACGACGGCGCGCGCGACCGGCCGCCGCGGCTCGACTGGCCGGGGCTCGGCCTGAGTGCGGTCACGCTCGTCGCGCTGCTGCTCGGGCTGACCGCCGCGGGGCAGCCCGGCGGCGCGGTATTCCCGCTCGCGATGCTGGCCGTCGCGAGCGCGGCAGGCGCAGGCTATGCGGCGCATGCGCGTCGCGCCCTGTCGCCGGTCGTCGACCTGCGCCTGCTCGCCCAGCCGCTGCTGCGAACCGGCGTGGTGGTCTATCTGTGCGTGCCGGGCGTCTTCACGGGCGTCAACCTCGTCGCGTCGCTCTATCTGCAGAACGCGCTCGGGTTGAGCGCTGCGCATGCCGGCGCGCTGATGCTGCCGTGGGCGATCGCGGCGTGCTTCGCGATCGCGACCACGCGCCGCTGCTTTGCGCGCCACGGCGCGAAGCCGTTATTCGCGAGCGGCATCGCGATCGATTGCGTCGGCATCGCACTGCTCGCGACCCCCTGGGCCGGCGTCGAAGCCGTGCGCATCGCGGCATTCGCGGCGATGGGGTTCGGCGCGAGCCTGTGCACGAGCACGTCGCAAAGCGCGGCGTTCGTCGATGTGCTTGCCGACCGGATGGGCGACGCGAGCGCGCTGTGGAACATCAACCGCCAGTTGAGCTTCTGCGTCGGCGTGGCCGTGCTCGGCAGCGCACTCAATGCGTTGCTGGCGTTCGACGCGGGCGGGCCGTCGCTCGCGCCGTACCGCTGGTGCTTCGGGCTGGCGGTCGTGCTGACGTTGCTGCCGCTGGGCCTGATTGCGCGGCTTCCCGCATACCGTGCGCCGGTCGCGCAACCCGTTTCATCCCACTCGTGA
- a CDS encoding LysR family transcriptional regulator: MVSLDRFAVFRAVVEAGSFTAAATALNQARAAVSFNVKQLEAELGVTLLTRTTRRVELTDAGERFYQRCLRVLDEAEGAIDEVRGEHGGMQGMLRVTSTVEYAARVLAPMLHAFTAQHPALRVRLETHTSQADLVRDRFDVAIRLGRHEHFRDLPYRGICLATYDVLAVMAPDLPAKAGHPKPASPADLARLPQLGHSRLERIAEWTLTDRAGNEHAFRPAAKPRVVVDNASVLRELARQGSGVALLPEWLVRDDLESGTLVDALPAYRFPQQNVYALYVATRHVPQKVRAWVDFMKARLQHAH, from the coding sequence ATGGTGAGCCTCGATCGTTTCGCCGTTTTCCGTGCCGTGGTCGAAGCCGGTTCGTTCACGGCCGCCGCCACCGCACTGAACCAGGCGCGGGCGGCCGTCAGTTTCAACGTGAAACAGCTCGAAGCCGAGCTCGGCGTCACGCTGCTCACGCGCACGACCCGGCGTGTCGAGCTGACCGACGCCGGCGAGCGCTTCTACCAGCGCTGCCTGCGCGTGCTCGACGAAGCAGAAGGCGCGATCGACGAAGTGCGCGGCGAGCATGGCGGGATGCAGGGCATGCTGCGCGTGACGTCGACCGTCGAGTATGCGGCGCGCGTCCTCGCACCGATGCTGCATGCGTTCACCGCGCAGCATCCCGCGTTACGCGTGCGGCTCGAAACGCATACGTCGCAGGCCGATCTCGTGCGCGACCGCTTCGACGTCGCGATCCGGCTCGGACGCCACGAGCACTTTCGCGACCTGCCCTATCGCGGCATCTGCCTCGCCACCTACGACGTCCTCGCCGTGATGGCGCCCGACCTGCCGGCGAAGGCCGGGCACCCGAAACCGGCGTCGCCCGCCGACCTCGCCCGCCTGCCGCAGCTCGGCCACAGCCGGCTCGAGCGAATCGCCGAATGGACGCTCACCGATCGCGCGGGCAACGAACATGCATTTCGACCGGCCGCGAAGCCTCGCGTCGTCGTCGACAACGCATCGGTGTTGCGTGAACTCGCGCGCCAGGGCAGCGGCGTCGCGCTGCTGCCCGAATGGCTCGTGCGCGACGATCTCGAAAGCGGCACGCTGGTCGATGCGCTGCCCGCGTACCGGTTTCCGCAGCAGAACGTCTACGCGCTGTACGTCGCGACGCGGCACGTGCCGCAGAAAGTGCGCGCGTGGGTGGACTTCATGAAGGCGCGGTTGCAGCACGCGCACTGA
- a CDS encoding amino acid permease, whose amino-acid sequence MDAMQAAVETAAPSGTTLKRRLQGRHIAMIAIGGSIGTGLFVASGASVAQAGPGGAIAAYIAIGLMVYFVVTGLGEMAALMPVSGSFAIYGEKYVDEGFGVALGWTYWYSWAVTIAIELVAAQIVMRYWFPTIPGIWWGAGFLVLIFLLNTLSVRGFGESEYWFSLIKVVTVVAFIAAGLLIAAGLIGNGHPVGLRNFTTGDAPFVGGVHAMMSVALIAGFSFLGTELVGITAGESENPRKTIPRAVKQIFWRIMLFYVFAIFVIGLLVPYTDPNLLKSDVTDIGVSPFTLVFSHAGFRLAAGAMNLVILTAVLSAGNSGTYAATRMLYNLAAEGRAPAMFATLSPGGVPRNALYATMAVGGLCFLTSLTNNQSIYLWLLNTVGITGFIAWLGIAVCHYRFRKGFLKQGYRLDQLPYRAKWFPFGPLFAIAICIVISLGQDYQAFFAARIDWMEVLSIYVWIPLFVAIWWAYRRARKSRLVRYEEMDIGPWLTRSVEAVDAAATQHGHPH is encoded by the coding sequence ATGGATGCTATGCAAGCGGCAGTGGAGACGGCCGCGCCGTCGGGAACGACGCTGAAGCGCCGTCTGCAGGGCCGCCACATCGCGATGATCGCGATCGGCGGCTCGATCGGCACGGGGCTGTTCGTCGCGTCGGGTGCGTCGGTCGCGCAGGCGGGGCCGGGCGGTGCGATCGCCGCGTATATCGCGATCGGGCTGATGGTGTACTTCGTCGTTACGGGCCTCGGCGAGATGGCCGCGCTGATGCCGGTATCGGGTTCGTTTGCGATCTACGGCGAGAAGTACGTCGACGAAGGCTTCGGCGTCGCGCTCGGCTGGACCTACTGGTACAGCTGGGCCGTGACGATCGCGATCGAGCTGGTCGCCGCGCAGATCGTGATGCGCTACTGGTTTCCGACCATACCCGGCATCTGGTGGGGCGCGGGCTTCCTCGTGCTGATCTTCCTGCTGAATACGCTGTCGGTGCGCGGCTTCGGCGAATCGGAATACTGGTTCTCGCTGATCAAGGTCGTGACCGTGGTCGCGTTCATCGCGGCCGGGCTGCTGATCGCCGCCGGCCTGATCGGGAACGGGCATCCGGTCGGCTTGCGCAACTTCACGACCGGCGACGCGCCGTTTGTCGGCGGCGTGCACGCGATGATGAGCGTCGCGCTGATCGCGGGATTCTCGTTTCTCGGCACCGAGCTGGTCGGGATCACCGCCGGCGAATCGGAGAATCCGCGCAAGACGATCCCGCGCGCGGTGAAGCAGATTTTCTGGCGGATCATGCTGTTCTACGTGTTCGCGATCTTCGTGATCGGCCTGCTGGTGCCGTACACGGACCCGAACCTGTTGAAGAGCGACGTGACCGACATCGGCGTGAGCCCGTTCACGCTGGTGTTCAGCCATGCGGGTTTCCGGCTCGCCGCCGGCGCCATGAATCTCGTGATCCTGACGGCCGTGCTGTCGGCCGGCAACTCCGGCACCTATGCGGCGACGCGGATGCTGTACAACCTTGCTGCGGAAGGGCGCGCACCGGCGATGTTCGCGACGCTGTCGCCGGGCGGCGTGCCGCGCAACGCGCTGTACGCGACGATGGCCGTCGGCGGGCTGTGCTTTCTCACGTCGCTGACCAACAACCAGAGCATCTATCTGTGGCTGCTGAATACGGTCGGCATCACGGGTTTCATCGCGTGGCTCGGCATCGCGGTCTGCCATTACCGGTTCCGCAAGGGGTTCCTGAAGCAGGGCTACCGGCTCGACCAGCTGCCGTACCGCGCGAAATGGTTCCCGTTCGGGCCGCTGTTCGCGATCGCGATCTGCATCGTGATCTCGCTCGGGCAGGATTACCAGGCGTTCTTCGCGGCCCGCATCGACTGGATGGAAGTGCTGTCGATCTACGTGTGGATTCCGCTGTTCGTCGCGATCTGGTGGGCATATCGCCGGGCGCGCAAGAGCCGGCTCGTGCGCTACGAGGAGATGGACATCGGGCCGTGGCTGACGCGCTCGGTCGAGGCCGTCGATGCGGCGGCCACGCAGCACGGGCATCCGCACTGA